The DNA sequence CCGGCTCGTCGCGGCGCGCGGGCGGCTGATGCAGGCGCTGCCGCCGGGCGGGGCGATGGTGTCGGTACGGGCCGGCGAGGCCGAGGTACGCGCGTCGCTGACCGGCTCTGACCAGGTCGCCATGGACCGGGTCGCCATGGACCGGGTCGCCATCGCGGCCGTCAACGGCCCGCACGCCACGGTGATATCGGGCGCCGAGGCGGAGGTCGCCGCTGTCGCCGCGCACTGGGAGGCGGCCGGCCGCCGGGTGAAGCGCCTGCGGGTCAGCCACGCCTTCCACTCGCCGCTCATGGACGCGATGCTCGAGCCGTTCCGCCGGGTCGCCGAAAGCGTGTCGTACCAGCCCCCGCGGATCGCGATCGTCTCCGACCTGACCGGCCGCGTCGTCGGCGCGGCCGAGATCGGCACGGCCGACTACTGGGTGCGGCACGTCCGCGAGTGCGTACGGTTCCACGACGGTCTGAGCCGACTGGACGGCCAGGGCGTCGCCACCTTCCTGGAGCTGGGGCCGGCCGGAGTCCTGTCCGCCATGGGCCAGGAGTCCGTCTCCGCGTCCTGTGCGCTGATTCCGCTGCTGCGCGAGGGCCGGCCGGAGGCCGACTCCGTGTGCTCGGCCGTCGCCGCCGGCCATGTGCGGGGTGTCGCGGTGGACTGGACGGCGCTGCTGCCCGCCGCGGCCCGGCGGGTGGACCTGCCGACCTATCCCTTCCAGCGGCAGCGCTACTGGCTGGACGGCGGAGCCCCGGCAGGCGACGCCACCGCGCTCGGGCTGAGTTCGGCCGGACATCCGCTGCTGGGCGCGGCCGTGACACCCGCCGACCACGACGGGCTCGTGCTCACCAGCCGGTTGTCCTTGGCGGGACAGCCGTGGCTCGGCGGCCATGTGGTCGGCGACACCGTCCTGTTGCCGGGGACCGCCTTCGCCGAGCTCGCGCTCCGGGCGGCCCAGCTGACCGGTTGCGACCGCCTGGACGAACTCGCCCTGGAGACCCCGCTCGTCCTGCCCCGCGAGGGATCGGTCCAGCTCCAGCTGACGGTCGGTGCGCCCGACGACCGGGGGCGGCGGCCGCTGGAGGTCTACTCCCGCCCCGGCGCCGCGACGGTCGGCCACGAGGCGGACGGCCAGGACGCGGGCGGCTGGACGCGGCACGCGCGCGGAGCCGTGGCGGCCACACGCGAGGCGGCCACGGACACCCCGGACACGTACGCCTGGGCCTCGGCCTGGCCACCGCCGCACGCGGAACCGCTCGACGTGACCGCCCTCTACCCGAGGCTCGCCGAGGCGGGCTTCCACTACGGCCCCGCGTTCCGAGGGGTACGGGCCGCCTGGGCGGCCGGTGACGACATCTACGCCGAGGTGGCCGTTCCGGAGGAGCACCGGACCGAGGCCGGGCGGTACGGCCTCCACCCCGCCCTGCTCGACGCCGCGCTGCACCCGGTCTCGCTGCTCGCCGAACCCGGCCGGGCGGCGCGCCTGCCGTTCCTGTGGACCAAGGTACGGCTGCACGCGGCCGGCGCCGACACCGTCCGTGTCCGGCTGTCCCCCTCGGCCGAGGACGCTCTGTCGCTGGAGGTGGCGGACGAGACGGGAGCGCCGCTGCTCTCGGTGGGGGCACTGCTGTTCCGGGAGGTGTCCGAGGAGCAGCTGGCCGGTGCGGCGCGGGCCGGACTCCGCGGTGCGCTGTTCCGGAATTCGCTTTTCCGGACGGTGTGGTCCCCGGTCGAGGTGGCCACCGGGGACGTGGCCACCGGGGACGTGGCCACCGTTCCGGACATGCGCATGTGGGACGACGAGGTGGCCTCGGCAGGACCGCCGCCGGACGTGGTGGTGGTCCCCGGCCTCGTCTCCGGCCCCGGCGATCCGGCCACCGCCGCGCACACCGTCACCGGACAGGTGCTGGCGGCGCTCAGGTCCTGGCTGTCCGACGAACGGTTCGTCGGCACCCGGCTCGCCGTGGTGACCAGCGGTGCGGTCGCGGTGTCGGAGGAGGAGACCGCCGACCCGGCCGGGGCGGCGGTCTGGGGGCTGGTGCGGTCGGCGCAGTCCGAGCACCCGGGCCGGATCGTCCTCGTGGACCTGGCCGGACGCGGCGACGTGCACGGCACGCGACTTCCGGACACCCTGGCGGCCGTACTGGCCTCCGGCGAGCCGCAGATGGCCGTACGCGGCGACACGCACCTGGTCCCACGCCTGCACCGGGTGCCGGCGCCGGAAGGCGAGGACACGTTCGATCCCCGGGGTACGGCGTTGATCACGGGTGGTACGGGTGCGTTGGGTGCGGTGGTGGCGCGGCATTTGGTGGTGGGGCGTGGGGTGCGGCGGTTGGTGTTGGTGAGTCGGCGGGGGTTGGCTGCGCCGGGTGCGGTGGGGTTGCGGGATGAGTTGGTGGGGTTGGGTGCTGAGGTGTCGGTGGTGGCGTGTGATGTGGCGGATGGTGGGGCGTTGGCGGAGGTCGTCGCGGGTGTGGGGGATTTGGCGTGGGTGGTGCATGCGGCGGGTGTGCTGGATGACGGTGTGGTCGGTGCGCTGACGGCGGAGCGGCTGGGTGCGGTGTTGCGTCCGAAGGTGGATGCGGCGTGGCATTTGCATGAGCTGACGCGGGAGATGGATCTGTCGGGGTTCGTGTTGTTCTCGTCGGCGTCCGGCACGTTGGGTGGTCCTGGGCAGGCGAACTATGCGGCTGCCAATGCGTTTCTGGATGCTTTGGCGGGGTGGCGCCGGGCGCGGGGCCTGCCCGCGCTCTCCCTCGCCTGGGGCACCTGGGAACAGGGCGGGGGCATGGCCGGGGAGCTCTCGCGGGCGGACACCGAGAGGATGCGGCGCGCCGGGCTCGGCGCGCTGTCCGCCGACGAGGGCCTCGCCCTCTTCGACGCCGCCCTCCCCGCGCAGAACTCCGTACCGGGCTCCCTACCGGGATCAGCGCAGGATTCCGTACTGCTGCCGATGCGGCTGGACACCGCCGCGCTGCGCCGGCACGCGGACGCCGTCCCGCCGCTGCTGGCCGACCTCGCCCCCGCGCCGATGCGGCGTGCGGGCCGGGCCGCCTCCGGCAGCGCGCTACGGGACCGGCTGCTCGCCCTCCCCGCCGACCAGCGGGAACCGGCCCTGCTCGACGTCGTCCGCCAAGAGGCCGCCGGGGCGCTGGGACACCGCTCCGCCGACGGCATCGACCCCCTGCGTCCGTTCGGCGAGCTGGGTTTCGACTCGCTGACCGGCGTGGACCTGCGCAACCGGCTCAACGAGGCCACCGGACTCCTCCTGCCGGCGACGCTGGTGTTCGACTACCCGACGCCCGCGGCGCTGGCGGCCCAGCTGGGTGCGGAGCTCTTCGGTGAGGATGTGGATGCCGTGGCGGCGTTGCCGCCGGGTGCGGTGGCGGCGAGTGATGAGCCGTTGGCGATCGTGGGGATGGCGTGCCGTTTCCCGGGCGGGGTGGAGTCTCCCGAGGGTCTGTGGGACCTGGTGGCCACCGGCGGCGACGGGATCTCCGTGTTCCCGGTGGACCGGGGCTGGGACACCGAGGCTCTCTACGACCCGGACCCGGGGCACTGGGGCAAGAGCTATGTGCGCGAGGGCGGCTTTCTCTACGGTGCCGCGGAGTTCGATGCGGAGTTCTTCGGTATTTCGCCGCGTGAGGCGGTGGCGATGGATCCGCAGCAGCGGTTGTTGTTGGAGGTGGTGTGGGAGGCGTTGGAGTCGGGTGGGTTGGTCCCGGGCGAGCTGCGCGGGCGTGATGTGGGCGTGTACGCGGGGGTGATGTATTACGACTACGCCTCCCGGCTGGGGGCCTTGCCCGAAGGCGTCGAGGGCTATGTGGGCACGGGGAATACGGCCAGTGTGCTGTCGGGGCGGGTCGCCTACGCGCTGGGATTCGAGGGCCCGGCGGTGACGGTGGATACGGCGTGCTCGTCGTCGTTGGTGGCGCTGCATATGGCCGGTCAGGCGTTGCGGGCGGGGGAGTGCTCGATGGCAGTGGTGGGTGGGGTGACGGTGATGTCGTCGCCTGCGACCTTTGTGGAGTTCAGCAGGCAGCGGGGGCTGGCTGCCGATGGGCGGTGCAAGTCGTTTGGGGCGGGTGCGGACGGGACGGGGTGGTCGGAAGGTGTGGGCGTGTTGGTGGTGGAGCGGTTGTCCGATGCGCGTCGGAAGGGGCATCGGGTGTTGGGGGTGGTGCGGGGTAGTGCGGTGAATCAGGACGGTGCGAGTAATGGGTTGACGGCGCCGAATGGTCCGTCGCAGCAGCGGGTGATTGGGCAGGCGTTGGTGAGGGCGGGTGTGGGTCCGGATGGGGTGGATGTGGTGGAGGGGCATGGGACGGGGACGGTGTTGGGTGATCCGATTGAGGCGCAGGCGTTGTTGGCGACGTATGGGCGGGGGCGGTCGGTTGATCGGCCGTTGTGGTTGGGGTCGGTGAAGTCGAACATCGGTCATGCGCAGGCGGCTGCGGGTGTGGCGGGTGTGATCAAGATGGTGATGGCGATGCGGCACGGTGTGTTGCCGAGGACGTTGCATGTGGAGGAGCCGTCGCCGCATGTGGATTGGTCGTCGGGTGGGGTGTCGTTGCTGTCGAAGGCGCGGGAGTGGCCGGAGGTGGAGGGCCGGCCGCGTCGGGCGGGTGTTTCGTCCTTCGGGATCAGTGGCACCAACGCCCACGTCATCCTCGAACAAGCCCCCGAAACGGAACCCGCACCCGCGCCCGAAACCAAAACTGAACCCGGAACCGAACCCGGAACCGAACCCGAAACCATTGAGCCACCGGACCGGAACGGCACCCGGCCGGTCGTCCCCCTTCTGCTCTCCGCACGCTCCCCCCAAGCCCTCCGCCGACAGGCGCTCCGGCTGCGCGACCACCTCATCGCCCGCCCGGAGCTGCGGCCGGTCGACGTCGGGTGGTCGCTGGTGTCCACGCGGAGCCGCTTCCCCTTCCGGGCGGCGGTGGTGGCCGCCGAGCGCGCCGAAGTCCTCCAGGGCCTGTTGGCGCTGCACGACGACCTGCCCGCCGCGAACACCTTCCACGCGACCGCGGCGGCGGCCGGCGCCGGCGGCGGGACGGCCTTCGTCTTCACCGGCCAGGGCGCACAACGCCCCGGCATGGGGCGGGAGTTGTACGAGACGTACCCCGCGTTCGCCGAGGCGTTCGACGCCGTGTGCGACCGGATTCCGCTTCCCCTCAAGGACGTGGTGTTCGGAGCCGACCAGGAGCTGCTGGACCGCACGGAGTACGCCCAGCCCGCCCTGTTCGCCGTCGAGACCGCCCTGCTCCGGCTGCTGGAGTCCTGGGGCGTCCACCCCGACTGCGTCATGGGCCACTCCCTGGGCGAGCTGACCGCCGCCCACGCCGCCGGGGTCCTCGACCTGGACGACGCCTGCGCCCTGGTGGCCGCCCGTGCCCGGCTGATGCAGGCCGCGCCGGACGGCGGCGCCATGGTGGCGATCCGGGCGAGCGAGGAGGAGGTGACGGAGACGCTGGTGGGGCTGGAGAGCTTCGTGAGCATCGCGGCCGTCAACGGCCCGGCCGCCACGGTCGTCTCCGGCGACCTCGACGCCGTACTGGACATCGCCGACCAATGGATTGCCGAGGGGCGGCGCACCCGGCGGCTGAGGGTCAGCCACGCGTTCCACTCGCCGCACATGGACGGCATGCTGGACGACTTCCGCGCCGTCGCCGCCGGGCTGACCTACCGGCCGCCGCGCATCCCCCTGGTGTCCAACCTCACCGGGGCGCCGGTGTCCGCCGAGGAGGTGTGCTCGGCCGGCTACTGGACCCGGCACGTCCGGGAGACCGTACGGTTCCACGAGGGCGTGCGGTCGCTGTACGACGGCCTGGGCGTACGGACCTGTCTCGAACTGGGCCCGGACGGCGTGCTGTCGGCGATGGCCCAGGACTGCCTCGCCGACGCGGCGGACGACACCCTGCTGGTGCCCGTCCTGCGAAGCGGCCGCCCCGAGGCCGAGGCCTTGGTCGCCGCGGTGTCCCAGGCGTCCGCGCACGGCGTCGGCGTGGACTGGTCCGGGCTGTTCCCGGGGGCACGCACGGTGGAGCTGCCGACCTACGCGTTCGCCCGTGACCGCTACTGGATGCGAGAGGGCCGGGCGGCCCGGCCGACACCCCCGGAACGGGAGAACCGCTTCTGGGCGGCCGTGGAGGGCGGCGACCTCGAGGCGCTGGCCGAGGCGCTGGGCGTCACGGACCCGGACGGACGCGCCGCACTCGACACGGCGCTCCCCGCACTGTCGGCCTGGCGCACCCGGGACCGTGCCCAGGCCCTCCGCGGCGGCCTGCGGTACCGAACCGGCTGGCAGCCCCTCCCCGCCCTCGACACCTACGGCCCGCCCGCCCTCGACGGAACCTGGCTCCTCGTGGTGCCTGAAGACCGGCGCGTGGATGCCGTTCCGGGCGTGGGTATCGCCTCGGGCGTGGGTATCGCCCCGGGTGCGGGTGCCGCGCTGAGCACGGATGCCACCCCTGGCGCGGGCGCTGCTCCGGCCGAGAGCACCGCCCTCGGAGCAGGTGCTGTCCCGGGCGTGGGCGTCGCCCCGGGTGCGGGTGCCGCGCCGCGTACCGATGCCACCCCTGGCGCGGGCGCTGCTCCGGCCGAGAGCACCGCCCCGAGTGCGGGCGCTGTCCCCGGCGCGGATGCCGCTCCGGCCGGGGACGGTGCTCCGGTCAGGAACGGCGCCCCGGCCGGGGGCGATGTCCTGGACGTGGACGACATGGTCCGGCGTCTGGTCCGGGGCCTGGAGCGGCACGGGGCGCAGGTGCGGCTGGTGACGGCGGACGGCGGCTCGCTCACCGAGTCCCTGAAGGCCGCCTCGGCCGACGCGGTCAGGGGGCTGGTGGCCCTGCCCGAGACCAAGACCGAGACCGGGGCCTGGGCCGTGGACCTGGTCCGGGCGGCGGACGAGCTGGGACTGGAAGCCCCCTTGTGGTGGCTGACCCGCGGCGCCGTCCGGGTCGCCCCGTCCGAGCCCGCGCCCTCGGCCCCGGCGGCGCTGCTGTGGGGGCTCGGCCGGGTGGCCGCGCTGGAGCACCCCGAGCGGTGGGGCGGTCTCGTGGACCTCCCCGAGCGGCTCGACGGACGTGCGCTCACCCGGCTGTGCCGCGTCCTGACCGGCTCGACCGACGAGGATCAGGTGGCCATCCGCTCCGCCGGAGCCCTCGGCCGCCGTCTGGTACGTGCGGACGCCGAGCCCACGGAGAGCACAGAGAACAGCACCGGGAACAGCACAGAGAACAACGCCGGGAACAACGCCGAGCGGCTGCCGTGGAATCCGGCCGGGACGACCGTGCTGGTGACCGGCGGGGCCGAGGGCGTGGGCGTGCACATCGCCCGCTGGCTGGCGGCCGAGGGCGCGCGCCATCTCGTCCTGACCGGGGACGGCTCGGATCCGCACGGTCTCGCCGCGGAGCTCGGCGCCTCCGGTGTACGCGTCACCGTCGCCTCCTGCCCGCTGGACGACCGCGACGCGCTGGCGCGTCTGCTGGCGGAGTACCCGCCGGACGCCATCGTCCACACCGAGGGGGTGGTCGAGGACCGCCCGGTCGCCGGGCTCCCCGGCGGACGGTACGACGACTGGGTGTCCGGCCCGCTGGCCGGTCTGACCCATCTGTACGAGCTGGCCGAGACCCTCGAACTGTCCGCCTTCGTCGTCTTCTCGTCCCTCACCGGCATGGTGGGCGGTGTCGGACAGGCGGTACGGGCGATGACGGACGCGTACGGGGACGCCCTGGCCGGGCGGCGCGCGGCTCGCGGGCTGCCGGTCACGTCGG is a window from the Streptomyces luomodiensis genome containing:
- a CDS encoding SDR family NAD(P)-dependent oxidoreductase, whose protein sequence is MTTPNNELVEALRASVKEVERLRQRNRHLTETAREPLAIVGMSCRFPGDVRSPEDLWRLVEAGGDAMGPLPDDRGWDLDALYSPDPDRPGTSYAREGGFVRDVSDFDAAFFGINPREALAMDPQQRLLLETSWEVFERAGIDATALRGSRTGVFVGAAQLGYGSGANTVDDEVEGYLLTGGAASVVSGRVAYTLGLEGPAVSVDTACSSSLVALHLACQSLRQNECSMALVAGVSVMSVPTMFVEFSRQRGLAADGRCKAFSAAADGTAWGEGVGVLLLERLSDARRNGHRVLAVVRGTAVNQDGASNGLTAPNGLAQQRVIRQALAAAQVSADSVDLLEAHGTGTALGDPIEAQALLATYGQDRPADQPLWLGTVKSNIGHTQTAAGVAGVIKAVMAIRHRTLPRTLHAQEPTPHVDWSAGAVSLLTEPLPWPDTGRPRRAGVSSFGISGTNAHVIVEQAPDAPSREEAGPAVGHDRAEGTDGADRADGTVPTPLPWILSARSDQALRAQAERLRAVLDDHPEARPADIGVALATLRAGLERRAVLFATDEEGFRRALDTFAAGEPDPDTVTGTVVEGECAFLFPGQGAQRGGMGRELYATYPVFAEAFDAVCERLELERPLKDVVFGADQELLDRTEYAQPALFAVEVALFRLLESWGVRPDYLLGHSVGELAAAHVSGVLSLPDACRLVAARGRLMQALPPGGAMVSVRAGEAEVRASLTGSDQVAMDRVAMDRVAIAAVNGPHATVISGAEAEVAAVAAHWEAAGRRVKRLRVSHAFHSPLMDAMLEPFRRVAESVSYQPPRIAIVSDLTGRVVGAAEIGTADYWVRHVRECVRFHDGLSRLDGQGVATFLELGPAGVLSAMGQESVSASCALIPLLREGRPEADSVCSAVAAGHVRGVAVDWTALLPAAARRVDLPTYPFQRQRYWLDGGAPAGDATALGLSSAGHPLLGAAVTPADHDGLVLTSRLSLAGQPWLGGHVVGDTVLLPGTAFAELALRAAQLTGCDRLDELALETPLVLPREGSVQLQLTVGAPDDRGRRPLEVYSRPGAATVGHEADGQDAGGWTRHARGAVAATREAATDTPDTYAWASAWPPPHAEPLDVTALYPRLAEAGFHYGPAFRGVRAAWAAGDDIYAEVAVPEEHRTEAGRYGLHPALLDAALHPVSLLAEPGRAARLPFLWTKVRLHAAGADTVRVRLSPSAEDALSLEVADETGAPLLSVGALLFREVSEEQLAGAARAGLRGALFRNSLFRTVWSPVEVATGDVATGDVATVPDMRMWDDEVASAGPPPDVVVVPGLVSGPGDPATAAHTVTGQVLAALRSWLSDERFVGTRLAVVTSGAVAVSEEETADPAGAAVWGLVRSAQSEHPGRIVLVDLAGRGDVHGTRLPDTLAAVLASGEPQMAVRGDTHLVPRLHRVPAPEGEDTFDPRGTALITGGTGALGAVVARHLVVGRGVRRLVLVSRRGLAAPGAVGLRDELVGLGAEVSVVACDVADGGALAEVVAGVGDLAWVVHAAGVLDDGVVGALTAERLGAVLRPKVDAAWHLHELTREMDLSGFVLFSSASGTLGGPGQANYAAANAFLDALAGWRRARGLPALSLAWGTWEQGGGMAGELSRADTERMRRAGLGALSADEGLALFDAALPAQNSVPGSLPGSAQDSVLLPMRLDTAALRRHADAVPPLLADLAPAPMRRAGRAASGSALRDRLLALPADQREPALLDVVRQEAAGALGHRSADGIDPLRPFGELGFDSLTGVDLRNRLNEATGLLLPATLVFDYPTPAALAAQLGAELFGEDVDAVAALPPGAVAASDEPLAIVGMACRFPGGVESPEGLWDLVATGGDGISVFPVDRGWDTEALYDPDPGHWGKSYVREGGFLYGAAEFDAEFFGISPREAVAMDPQQRLLLEVVWEALESGGLVPGELRGRDVGVYAGVMYYDYASRLGALPEGVEGYVGTGNTASVLSGRVAYALGFEGPAVTVDTACSSSLVALHMAGQALRAGECSMAVVGGVTVMSSPATFVEFSRQRGLAADGRCKSFGAGADGTGWSEGVGVLVVERLSDARRKGHRVLGVVRGSAVNQDGASNGLTAPNGPSQQRVIGQALVRAGVGPDGVDVVEGHGTGTVLGDPIEAQALLATYGRGRSVDRPLWLGSVKSNIGHAQAAAGVAGVIKMVMAMRHGVLPRTLHVEEPSPHVDWSSGGVSLLSKAREWPEVEGRPRRAGVSSFGISGTNAHVILEQAPETEPAPAPETKTEPGTEPGTEPETIEPPDRNGTRPVVPLLLSARSPQALRRQALRLRDHLIARPELRPVDVGWSLVSTRSRFPFRAAVVAAERAEVLQGLLALHDDLPAANTFHATAAAAGAGGGTAFVFTGQGAQRPGMGRELYETYPAFAEAFDAVCDRIPLPLKDVVFGADQELLDRTEYAQPALFAVETALLRLLESWGVHPDCVMGHSLGELTAAHAAGVLDLDDACALVAARARLMQAAPDGGAMVAIRASEEEVTETLVGLESFVSIAAVNGPAATVVSGDLDAVLDIADQWIAEGRRTRRLRVSHAFHSPHMDGMLDDFRAVAAGLTYRPPRIPLVSNLTGAPVSAEEVCSAGYWTRHVRETVRFHEGVRSLYDGLGVRTCLELGPDGVLSAMAQDCLADAADDTLLVPVLRSGRPEAEALVAAVSQASAHGVGVDWSGLFPGARTVELPTYAFARDRYWMREGRAARPTPPERENRFWAAVEGGDLEALAEALGVTDPDGRAALDTALPALSAWRTRDRAQALRGGLRYRTGWQPLPALDTYGPPALDGTWLLVVPEDRRVDAVPGVGIASGVGIAPGAGAALSTDATPGAGAAPAESTALGAGAVPGVGVAPGAGAAPRTDATPGAGAAPAESTAPSAGAVPGADAAPAGDGAPVRNGAPAGGDVLDVDDMVRRLVRGLERHGAQVRLVTADGGSLTESLKAASADAVRGLVALPETKTETGAWAVDLVRAADELGLEAPLWWLTRGAVRVAPSEPAPSAPAALLWGLGRVAALEHPERWGGLVDLPERLDGRALTRLCRVLTGSTDEDQVAIRSAGALGRRLVRADAEPTESTENSTGNSTENNAGNNAERLPWNPAGTTVLVTGGAEGVGVHIARWLAAEGARHLVLTGDGSDPHGLAAELGASGVRVTVASCPLDDRDALARLLAEYPPDAIVHTEGVVEDRPVAGLPGGRYDDWVSGPLAGLTHLYELAETLELSAFVVFSSLTGMVGGVGQAVRAMTDAYGDALAGRRAARGLPVTSVAWGPWSTDALADRLRELGLGSLEPAEGIAVLRRTIGGGAEGTVLAAAIDWKRFGEVFTTARPSRLFDLLPEFADAREPGALGAPAGPRTVAPELREASGPERERMLLDVVRAHAAAVLGHASAEEVDGERGFLEMGFASLGAIELRDRLTAATGLTLPATVVYDCPTPVALAGYLSAELTATAGPGAGE